Proteins from one Paraburkholderia sp. BL10I2N1 genomic window:
- a CDS encoding 50S ribosomal protein L25/general stress protein Ctc has protein sequence MKVVAFERSLQGTGASRRLRITGKTPGIVYGADAQPQLIELDHNALWHALKKEVFHSSILDLEVAGKSQQVLLRDVQYHPFRQLVLHVDFQRVDAKKKLHTKVPLHFMNQETNPAVKLSGAIISHVVNEIEIECLPSALPEFLEVDLAKIEAGQIMHAKDIVLPAGVALVAHVEAENPVIASATVPAGAVADEAAAAGEGETPAA, from the coding sequence ATGAAAGTAGTCGCTTTCGAGCGTAGTCTGCAAGGTACGGGTGCGAGCCGCCGCCTGCGTATTACCGGCAAGACGCCGGGAATCGTATATGGCGCCGACGCACAACCGCAACTGATCGAACTCGATCACAACGCGCTGTGGCACGCGCTGAAGAAAGAAGTTTTCCACTCGTCGATCCTCGATCTGGAAGTGGCAGGCAAGTCGCAACAGGTTCTGCTGCGCGACGTGCAATACCACCCGTTCCGTCAGCTCGTACTGCACGTGGACTTCCAGCGCGTCGACGCGAAGAAGAAGCTGCACACCAAGGTGCCGCTGCACTTCATGAACCAGGAAACGAACCCGGCAGTGAAGCTGTCGGGCGCGATCATCTCGCACGTCGTGAACGAAATCGAAATCGAGTGCCTGCCGTCCGCGCTTCCTGAGTTCCTTGAAGTCGACCTGGCGAAGATCGAAGCCGGTCAGATAATGCATGCGAAGGACATCGTGCTGCCGGCGGGTGTCGCCCTGGTTGCACACGTCGAAGCAGAAAACCCGGTGATCGCATCGGCGACGGTTCCGGCTGGCGCCGTGGCTGACGAAGCCGCTGCTGCAGGCGAAGGTGAAACGCCGGCTGCTTGA
- a CDS encoding ribose-phosphate pyrophosphokinase, which translates to MSSHDGLMVFTGNANPALAQEVVKILGIPLGKAMASRFSDGEIQVEIQENVRGKDVFVLQSTCAPTNDNLMELMIMVDALKRASAGRITAAIPYFGYARQDRRPRSARVAISAKVVANMLEIAGVERIITMDLHADQIQGFFDIPVDNIYATPVLLGDLRKQNYENLLVVSPDVGGVVRARALAKQLNCDLAIIDKRRPKANVAEVMNIIGEVEGRTCVIMDDMVDTAGTLCKAAQVLKERGAKQVFAYATHPVLSGGAGERIANSALDELVVTDTIPLGEEARSCSKIRSLTSAGLLAETFSRIRRGDSVMSLFAE; encoded by the coding sequence ATGAGCAGCCATGACGGCCTGATGGTTTTTACTGGCAACGCGAATCCCGCGCTTGCGCAGGAAGTCGTCAAAATCCTCGGTATTCCACTTGGCAAGGCAATGGCCAGCCGTTTCTCCGACGGTGAGATCCAGGTCGAAATTCAGGAAAACGTACGCGGCAAGGATGTTTTCGTCCTGCAGTCCACCTGCGCGCCGACGAACGACAACCTGATGGAACTGATGATCATGGTCGACGCGCTCAAGCGTGCATCTGCCGGCCGGATCACTGCAGCCATCCCCTATTTCGGGTACGCACGTCAGGATCGACGCCCGCGTTCGGCGCGCGTCGCCATCTCGGCGAAAGTCGTGGCGAACATGCTGGAAATCGCTGGCGTCGAACGGATCATTACGATGGATCTGCACGCCGACCAGATTCAGGGCTTCTTCGACATCCCGGTCGACAACATCTACGCGACGCCCGTGCTGCTCGGCGATCTGCGCAAGCAGAACTACGAGAACCTGCTGGTCGTCTCGCCGGACGTCGGCGGTGTCGTTCGCGCCCGCGCACTTGCGAAGCAGCTGAACTGCGATCTCGCCATCATCGACAAGCGTCGTCCGAAGGCGAACGTCGCGGAAGTGATGAACATCATCGGTGAAGTCGAAGGCCGTACCTGCGTGATCATGGACGACATGGTCGACACCGCGGGCACGCTTTGCAAGGCGGCGCAGGTGTTAAAAGAGCGCGGCGCGAAGCAGGTGTTCGCCTACGCTACGCACCCGGTGCTGTCAGGCGGTGCCGGCGAGCGCATCGCCAACTCCGCGCTCGACGAACTCGTCGTCACCGACACGATTCCGCTCGGCGAAGAAGCCCGCTCCTGCTCGAAGATCCGTTCGCTAACGAGCGCTGGCCTGCTCGCCGAAACGTTCTCGCGTATCCGTCGCGGCGACTCAGTGATGTCGCTGTTCGCGGAATAA
- the ispE gene encoding 4-(cytidine 5'-diphospho)-2-C-methyl-D-erythritol kinase, whose translation MIETNHSLRDCLAPAKLNLFLHITGRRPDGYHALQTVFQLLDWGDTLHFTLRDDDRIVRKTEIADVPAESDLTVRAAMLLKAHTGTRAGVDIEIDKRLPMGAGLGGGSSDAATTLLALNRLWKLDLQRTELQALALKLGADVPFFVFGKNAFAEGVGEALRQVQLPPRCFLIVTPKVHVPTAAIFSEKALTRDTKPLTIMDFLAQQSCSAEWPDSFGQNDMQSVVAGKYAEVARVLGWFHNIAPARMTGSGASVFAAFRSMGEAEAAQAKLPAEWNSAVTASLDKHPLFDFAA comes from the coding sequence ATGATCGAAACAAACCATTCGCTGCGAGACTGCCTCGCACCGGCCAAGCTCAACCTCTTCCTGCACATCACCGGCCGCCGGCCGGACGGCTATCACGCGCTGCAGACCGTGTTTCAACTGCTCGACTGGGGCGACACACTGCATTTCACACTGCGCGACGATGACCGCATCGTGCGCAAGACCGAAATCGCAGACGTGCCCGCTGAAAGCGACCTCACGGTGCGCGCTGCGATGCTGCTGAAGGCCCATACAGGCACCCGTGCGGGAGTCGACATCGAAATCGACAAGCGCCTGCCGATGGGCGCAGGCCTCGGTGGCGGCAGCTCGGATGCGGCAACGACGTTGCTTGCGTTGAACCGTCTGTGGAAGCTCGATTTGCAGCGCACAGAATTGCAGGCGCTCGCATTGAAGCTGGGCGCCGACGTCCCGTTTTTCGTCTTTGGAAAAAATGCGTTTGCGGAGGGTGTCGGAGAAGCACTTCGGCAGGTACAATTGCCGCCGCGTTGTTTCCTGATTGTGACGCCAAAGGTTCACGTTCCCACTGCAGCGATTTTTTCCGAAAAAGCGTTGACAAGAGATACGAAACCCCTCACAATTATGGACTTTCTTGCACAGCAAAGTTGCAGCGCAGAATGGCCTGACAGTTTTGGCCAGAATGACATGCAATCTGTTGTCGCCGGAAAATACGCGGAAGTTGCGCGGGTGCTTGGATGGTTTCATAACATCGCACCGGCGCGGATGACAGGATCGGGTGCAAGCGTTTTTGCAGCGTTTCGCAGCATGGGTGAAGCAGAAGCGGCGCAAGCCAAACTGCCAGCCGAGTGGAATAGTGCAGTAACTGCCAGCCTGGATAAGCATCCACTCTTCGATTTCGCGGCATAG
- the lolB gene encoding lipoprotein insertase outer membrane protein LolB — translation MRISRSTRLTIAPRRAALGFAAAACVALAGCASVKPEGPSTSNAATAVTAQTSRAYHGRFSVQYVDQNGQQRNAYGNFQWQETGDTVNLELRNPLGQTLAIVTSSTASATLELPNRQPLTADNVSTLMQNALGFALPVEGLRYWLQPSAAPTSRAKTETDPQQGDRLKQIQQDGWTIDYLAYADAPATGVKRVNLSRENPPLDIKLVLDQ, via the coding sequence ATGCGCATTTCCCGCTCTACCCGTCTCACGATAGCGCCGCGTCGCGCGGCGCTCGGTTTCGCGGCTGCGGCCTGTGTGGCTCTCGCCGGCTGCGCGTCGGTCAAGCCGGAAGGCCCGTCGACGTCGAACGCCGCGACGGCCGTCACGGCGCAGACGAGCCGCGCATACCACGGCCGCTTCTCGGTTCAGTACGTCGACCAGAACGGCCAGCAGCGCAACGCATACGGCAATTTTCAGTGGCAGGAAACGGGCGACACCGTCAACCTCGAACTGCGCAATCCGCTCGGCCAGACGCTGGCCATCGTGACGTCGTCGACGGCTTCCGCCACGCTCGAACTACCGAATCGTCAGCCGCTTACCGCTGACAACGTCTCGACGCTAATGCAGAACGCACTCGGTTTCGCGCTGCCGGTCGAAGGACTGCGGTACTGGCTGCAACCGTCGGCGGCGCCCACGTCGCGCGCGAAGACAGAAACCGATCCACAGCAGGGCGACCGCCTCAAGCAGATCCAGCAGGACGGCTGGACAATCGACTATCTGGCCTATGCCGACGCGCCCGCCACCGGCGTGAAGCGTGTCAACCTGAGCCGGGAGAATCCGCCGCTCGACATCAAGCTCGTGTTGGACCAGTAA
- a CDS encoding tetratricopeptide repeat protein: MNLSFAKLFSKRPATVSRVPRAVSIQRVLGAAVVAAWALVAVPAHAQDPSPDADDNSVSMTDALGAPSADEQKDLPNIPLSSQIVFQVLAAEVALQRDQPAPAYQTYLALARDTHDPRMAQRATEIALGAQSPADALAAAQLWQQYAPGSERAAQLDASLLVLSGKPDEASPLLAKELARVPADNRGNAILALQLLLSRGPNRIGGLHVLQDLLKNDLGRPEAQLAIARQQLVSDDAPGARKSLEQALTLKPDYLPAALMLSQMGPEERKEGIASLEKYVQQNPKSHDARLALAQMYLASDRLDDAQKQFEAMRRDNPNDLTPLMALALIKIQQKNFTDAQTYLTQYAKQAGKTPGADPGQAYIYLAQLSLEQKNETAASDWLNRISPASQQYIPAQITRAQLLEKQGKPDDARKLLASLQAPDPRDQSIIARTDAAILFDSKRYAEAEARLAQASADFPEDPDLAYDYAMAAEKNGHFDVMETQLRKLMRTQPDNPQAYNALGYSLADRNQRLQEADKLIEKAASLAPDDAFIMDSVGWVKYRLGDTKDAIKLLRQAYQMQPNAEIGAHLGEVLWKSGDQEKAREAWRDARKLEPDNDTLVKTLKRFQVDDL, encoded by the coding sequence ATGAACTTGTCCTTCGCAAAGCTGTTTTCGAAGCGTCCGGCCACCGTCTCCCGCGTGCCGCGCGCTGTCTCCATCCAGCGCGTGCTGGGAGCGGCGGTAGTCGCGGCATGGGCGCTCGTCGCCGTGCCCGCGCACGCGCAGGACCCGTCTCCGGATGCGGACGACAACTCCGTCTCCATGACGGACGCGTTGGGCGCGCCTTCGGCCGACGAGCAAAAGGATCTGCCCAACATCCCGCTGTCGAGTCAGATCGTCTTCCAGGTGCTGGCGGCAGAGGTCGCGCTACAGCGCGACCAACCGGCGCCTGCCTATCAGACGTACCTCGCGCTCGCCCGGGACACGCACGACCCGCGCATGGCGCAGCGTGCGACGGAAATTGCGCTCGGCGCCCAGAGCCCGGCCGACGCCCTCGCCGCCGCGCAATTGTGGCAGCAGTATGCGCCGGGTTCGGAGCGCGCGGCGCAGTTGGATGCGTCACTGCTCGTGCTGTCGGGCAAACCGGACGAAGCCTCGCCGCTCCTGGCAAAAGAACTCGCAAGGGTACCTGCGGACAACCGCGGCAACGCTATCCTGGCGCTGCAACTGCTGTTGTCGCGCGGGCCGAACCGGATCGGCGGCCTGCATGTGCTGCAGGATCTGCTGAAGAACGATCTCGGGCGACCCGAAGCGCAGCTTGCGATTGCCCGACAGCAACTCGTCTCCGACGACGCGCCGGGTGCGCGCAAATCGCTCGAACAGGCGCTCACGCTAAAGCCTGACTATCTTCCCGCGGCGCTGATGTTGTCGCAAATGGGCCCGGAAGAACGCAAGGAAGGCATTGCGTCGCTCGAAAAGTACGTGCAGCAGAATCCGAAGTCGCACGATGCTCGCCTGGCGCTCGCGCAGATGTATCTCGCGAGCGACCGTCTCGACGACGCGCAGAAGCAGTTTGAGGCCATGCGTCGCGACAACCCGAACGACCTGACGCCGCTGATGGCGCTTGCGCTGATCAAGATCCAGCAGAAAAACTTCACCGACGCCCAGACCTATCTGACGCAATACGCGAAACAGGCCGGCAAGACGCCTGGCGCGGATCCGGGCCAGGCGTACATCTATCTCGCACAGCTGTCGCTCGAGCAAAAGAACGAGACTGCTGCAAGCGATTGGCTGAATCGCATCTCGCCCGCAAGCCAGCAATACATTCCCGCGCAGATCACACGCGCGCAGTTGCTCGAGAAGCAGGGCAAGCCCGACGATGCACGCAAGCTGCTCGCGAGCCTCCAGGCGCCGGATCCACGCGATCAGTCGATCATCGCGCGCACGGACGCTGCGATCCTGTTCGATTCGAAGCGGTATGCGGAAGCCGAGGCGCGCCTCGCCCAGGCGTCGGCGGATTTCCCCGAGGATCCCGACCTTGCGTACGACTACGCGATGGCCGCCGAAAAGAACGGCCATTTCGATGTGATGGAAACGCAGTTGCGCAAGCTGATGCGCACGCAGCCGGACAACCCGCAGGCTTACAACGCGCTCGGCTATTCGCTCGCGGATCGTAACCAGCGCCTGCAGGAAGCCGACAAGCTGATCGAGAAGGCCGCCTCGCTGGCACCGGACGACGCGTTCATCATGGACAGTGTCGGTTGGGTCAAGTACCGCCTGGGCGATACGAAGGATGCGATCAAGCTGCTGCGTCAGGCTTACCAGATGCAACCGAATGCGGAAATCGGCGCGCACCTTGGCGAAGTGTTGTGGAAATCCGGCGACCAGGAGAAGGCGCGCGAGGCATGGCGCGATGCGCGAAAGCTTGAACCCGACAACGATACGCTCGTCAAAACGCTCAAACGGTTTCAGGTCGACGATCTCTGA
- the mutM gene encoding bifunctional DNA-formamidopyrimidine glycosylase/DNA-(apurinic or apyrimidinic site) lyase — MPELPEVEVTRRGIEPYVAGRRVERVDVRTPALRWPIPAGLAKTLRGRVIRQVERRGKYLLFEIDEGWFIVHLGMTGTLRVLRNVPQPPAAAKHDHVDWIFDEFILRYRDPRRFGAVLWHPREAGDVLDHPLLASLGAEPFTPAFSGALMHRETRGRKISVKQVLLAGEIVVGVGNIYASESLFRAGIRPTTAAGRISLVRYDLLADAVRLTLAAAIEKGGSTLRDFVGSDGESGYFQLDYFVYDRAGLPCRVCGTPIKQIVQGQRSTYYCPTCQR; from the coding sequence ATGCCAGAGTTGCCGGAAGTTGAGGTTACCCGAAGGGGAATCGAACCGTATGTTGCAGGACGCCGCGTCGAGCGCGTCGATGTGCGCACACCCGCGCTGCGCTGGCCGATCCCCGCAGGTCTCGCGAAGACCCTGCGCGGCCGCGTGATTCGCCAGGTCGAGCGACGCGGCAAGTACCTGCTTTTCGAAATCGACGAAGGCTGGTTCATTGTCCACCTCGGGATGACAGGCACGCTGCGCGTGCTGCGCAACGTGCCGCAGCCGCCGGCCGCTGCGAAGCACGATCACGTCGACTGGATCTTCGACGAATTTATCCTGCGCTATCGCGATCCGCGGCGTTTCGGCGCAGTCCTGTGGCATCCTCGCGAAGCGGGCGACGTGCTCGATCATCCGCTGCTCGCGAGCCTCGGCGCCGAGCCTTTCACGCCGGCGTTTTCCGGGGCGCTGATGCATCGCGAGACGCGCGGCCGGAAGATTTCGGTGAAGCAGGTGCTGCTCGCGGGCGAGATCGTGGTCGGCGTAGGCAACATTTACGCCTCCGAGAGCCTGTTTCGCGCCGGCATCCGGCCGACCACCGCCGCCGGCCGCATTTCACTCGTGCGCTACGACCTGCTGGCGGATGCCGTGCGCCTGACGCTTGCGGCCGCGATCGAAAAGGGCGGCAGCACGTTGCGTGACTTCGTCGGCAGCGACGGCGAAAGCGGGTACTTCCAGCTCGACTATTTCGTCTATGATCGCGCGGGGCTGCCGTGCCGCGTCTGCGGAACGCCGATCAAACAGATCGTGCAGGGGCAGCGTTCCACTTACTATTGCCCGACCTGCCAGCGCTGA
- the mutY gene encoding A/G-specific adenine glycosylase has product MSSLHSSSSLSGFSARLIVWQREHGRHDLPWQNTRDPYRIWLSEIMLQQTQVLTVIPYYARFLARFPDVTALAAAPLDDVMALWAGLGYYSRARNLHRCAQAVVETHGGVFPSTVDALAELPGIGRSTAAAIASFAFGARATILDGNVKRVLARVFGVEGFPGEKRVENAMWTLAESLLPANATDDDVSAYTQGLMDLGATLCVRGKPDCVRCPFAVDCVANVTGRQRELPAARPKKTVPTRRTWMLVLRDGDAIMLAKRPPSGIWGGLWSLPEAADESALAERARAYGATGSVSALAPLTHTFTHFRLDIEPCIVELGEAPSAQTNAGDDETVWVALCDIDGYGVPAPVRKLLDGLQGSLL; this is encoded by the coding sequence ATGTCCTCTCTACATTCTTCTTCTTCGTTGTCCGGATTTTCCGCGCGGCTGATTGTCTGGCAGCGCGAGCACGGCCGTCACGACCTACCCTGGCAGAACACACGCGATCCGTATCGCATCTGGCTGTCCGAGATCATGCTGCAGCAGACGCAGGTGTTGACGGTGATCCCGTATTACGCGCGGTTTCTCGCACGTTTTCCTGATGTCACCGCGCTCGCGGCAGCGCCGCTCGATGACGTGATGGCGCTCTGGGCAGGCCTCGGTTACTACTCGCGCGCGCGCAATCTGCATCGTTGTGCGCAGGCGGTGGTCGAGACACATGGCGGCGTATTCCCGTCGACAGTCGATGCGCTCGCCGAACTGCCCGGCATCGGCCGTTCGACGGCAGCAGCCATCGCTTCGTTTGCATTCGGCGCGCGTGCAACGATTCTCGATGGCAATGTGAAACGGGTGCTGGCGCGCGTGTTCGGCGTCGAAGGATTTCCGGGCGAAAAGCGTGTCGAGAACGCAATGTGGACGCTGGCTGAATCGCTGTTGCCTGCAAATGCAACCGACGATGACGTGAGCGCCTACACGCAGGGGCTGATGGATCTCGGCGCCACGCTATGCGTACGTGGCAAGCCGGATTGCGTACGCTGTCCGTTCGCCGTCGACTGCGTGGCGAACGTAACGGGACGTCAGCGCGAACTGCCGGCGGCACGTCCGAAGAAGACCGTGCCGACACGTCGTACGTGGATGCTGGTCTTGCGCGACGGCGACGCAATCATGCTTGCGAAGCGGCCGCCGTCGGGCATCTGGGGTGGCCTGTGGAGCCTGCCGGAGGCTGCGGATGAGAGTGCGCTTGCCGAACGTGCGCGTGCCTATGGCGCGACGGGTAGCGTATCCGCGCTAGCGCCGTTGACCCATACGTTCACGCATTTCCGGCTCGATATCGAACCGTGTATCGTGGAACTGGGCGAGGCGCCGTCTGCGCAGACGAATGCTGGCGACGACGAAACCGTGTGGGTCGCACTGTGCGACATCGATGGGTATGGCGTACCTGCACCGGTGCGCAAACTGCTGGACGGATTGCAGGGTTCACTGCTCTAG
- a CDS encoding LON peptidase substrate-binding domain-containing protein, translated as MSSTPAVLADLPLFPLHTVLFPDGLLPLKIFEARYLDMASECLREKRSFGVCLLKSGAEVAKPDEPSVPETIGCLAEIEQCDVEAFGMLLIRARGTRRFRLLSYRAQSDGLLLGMAEPISDDIPLEGTEHLEKFGACSEVLERIIATIRERDPESLPFAEPFRLDDPSWVSNRLAEVLPIALRARQKLMELQDAGARIDVVHHYMQQHQLL; from the coding sequence ATGTCCTCTACTCCTGCCGTGCTTGCTGATTTGCCGCTCTTCCCGCTGCATACAGTGCTGTTTCCCGACGGCCTGCTACCGCTCAAGATTTTCGAAGCACGCTATCTGGACATGGCGAGCGAATGTCTCCGCGAGAAAAGGTCATTCGGTGTTTGCCTGCTGAAAAGCGGTGCGGAAGTAGCAAAGCCCGATGAGCCTTCGGTTCCCGAAACGATCGGCTGCCTCGCGGAAATCGAGCAATGCGATGTCGAAGCGTTCGGCATGTTGCTGATCCGCGCACGCGGGACCCGACGCTTCAGGCTGCTGTCGTATCGCGCGCAATCCGACGGCTTGCTGCTCGGTATGGCCGAACCGATTAGCGACGACATTCCGCTCGAAGGCACCGAGCATCTCGAGAAATTCGGCGCCTGCTCGGAAGTACTCGAACGCATCATCGCGACGATTCGTGAGCGCGATCCTGAAAGTCTGCCGTTCGCCGAACCGTTCAGACTCGACGATCCATCCTGGGTATCGAACCGTCTCGCGGAAGTGCTGCCGATTGCACTACGTGCGCGGCAAAAACTGATGGAACTGCAGGACGCTGGTGCGCGTATCGATGTGGTTCATCACTACATGCAACAGCATCAACTGCTCTGA
- the rapZ gene encoding RNase adapter RapZ, translating into MRIILITGISGSGKSVALNALEDAGYYCVDNLPPRFLPQLAGYLAENGQERLAVAIDARSSASLDEMPEMIRDLSRQHDVRVLFLNASTQSLIQRFSETRRRHPLSGSPSHDADVGLLHSLEEAIERERELVAGLAEFGHQIDTSNLRANVLRAWVKRFIEQERAGLTLMFESFGFKRGVPLDADFVFDVRTLPNPYYDHQLRPLTGLDKPVIDFLGALPVVQQMIDDIHAFLARWLPHFRDDNRSYLTVAIGCTGGQHRSVFIAETLAARLAGESNVIVRHRDAPLDVGESSKLVA; encoded by the coding sequence ATGCGCATTATCCTGATCACCGGCATCTCCGGCTCCGGCAAGTCTGTTGCACTGAACGCGCTCGAAGACGCGGGCTATTACTGCGTCGACAATCTCCCGCCACGCTTTTTGCCGCAACTCGCCGGGTATCTCGCGGAAAACGGCCAGGAGCGCCTCGCCGTCGCGATCGACGCGCGTTCCAGCGCCTCGCTCGACGAAATGCCCGAAATGATCCGCGATCTCTCCCGTCAGCACGATGTGCGCGTGCTATTCCTGAACGCGAGTACGCAATCCCTGATCCAGCGTTTTTCCGAGACGCGCCGGCGTCATCCGCTGTCGGGCTCGCCGTCGCACGATGCCGACGTGGGGCTCCTGCACTCGCTCGAAGAAGCGATCGAGCGCGAACGCGAACTTGTCGCGGGTCTTGCCGAATTCGGCCACCAGATCGATACCAGCAACCTGCGCGCAAACGTTCTCCGCGCATGGGTGAAGCGTTTCATCGAACAGGAGCGCGCAGGGCTCACACTGATGTTCGAATCGTTCGGCTTCAAACGCGGTGTGCCGCTCGATGCCGACTTTGTCTTCGATGTGCGTACGCTGCCGAATCCGTACTACGACCATCAACTGCGCCCGCTCACCGGTCTCGACAAACCCGTGATCGATTTTCTCGGCGCGCTGCCCGTCGTTCAACAGATGATCGACGACATCCACGCATTCCTTGCCAGATGGCTGCCGCATTTCCGTGACGACAACCGCAGCTACCTGACTGTCGCAATTGGTTGCACGGGCGGCCAGCATCGCTCGGTGTTCATTGCGGAGACGCTTGCCGCGCGTCTCGCAGGCGAATCGAACGTAATCGTGCGGCACCGCGATGCGCCGCTCGACGTCGGCGAATCATCGAAGCTGGTGGCTTAA
- the hprK gene encoding HPr(Ser) kinase/phosphatase, translating into MDTSSINAQSIFDDNAASLKLSWLTGHEGWERGFSAETVANATSSADLVGHLNLIHPNRIQVLGDAEIDYYQRQADDDRSRHMAELIALEPPFLVVAGGVAAPPELVLRCTRSSTPLFTTPMSAAAVIDSLRLYMSRILAPRATLHGVFLDILGMGVLLTGDSGLGKSELGLELISRGHGLVADDAVDFVRLGPDFVEGRCPPLLQNLLEVRGLGLLDIKTIFGETAVRRKMKLKLIVQLVRRPDGEFQRLPLESQTVDVLGLPISKVTIQVAAGRNLAVLVEAAVRNTILQLRGIDTLRDFMDRQRLAMQDPDSQFPGKLI; encoded by the coding sequence ATGGATACGTCCAGCATCAACGCCCAAAGCATTTTCGACGACAACGCCGCCTCGCTGAAACTCAGCTGGCTGACCGGGCATGAAGGCTGGGAGCGTGGTTTTTCAGCAGAAACGGTGGCGAATGCGACCTCGAGTGCCGACCTCGTCGGCCACCTGAACCTGATCCATCCGAACCGGATCCAGGTGCTCGGCGATGCCGAAATCGACTATTACCAGCGCCAGGCCGATGACGACCGCTCGCGCCACATGGCGGAGCTCATCGCCCTCGAGCCGCCTTTCCTGGTGGTCGCAGGCGGCGTCGCCGCGCCCCCGGAACTGGTGCTGCGCTGCACCCGCTCGTCGACCCCGCTCTTCACCACTCCCATGTCGGCCGCCGCCGTCATCGACAGCCTGCGCCTCTACATGTCGCGCATACTCGCGCCGCGCGCGACGCTGCACGGGGTGTTCCTCGACATTCTCGGCATGGGGGTGCTGCTCACCGGCGACTCGGGCCTCGGCAAGAGCGAACTCGGTCTTGAACTGATCAGCCGCGGCCACGGCCTCGTGGCCGACGACGCGGTGGATTTCGTCCGTCTCGGCCCGGATTTCGTCGAAGGACGCTGCCCGCCGCTCCTGCAGAATCTGCTCGAAGTGCGCGGCCTCGGCCTCCTCGACATCAAGACGATCTTCGGTGAAACGGCCGTGCGTCGGAAAATGAAGCTGAAGCTGATCGTCCAGCTCGTGCGCCGTCCCGATGGCGAATTCCAGCGCCTGCCGCTCGAAAGCCAGACCGTCGATGTGCTCGGCCTGCCGATCAGCAAGGTCACGATTCAGGTGGCAGCCGGGCGAAATCTCGCGGTGCTGGTCGAAGCCGCGGTCCGCAACACGATCCTGCAACTGCGCGGCATCGATACGTTGCGCGACTTCATGGACCGCCAGCGTCTGGCGATGCAGGATCCGGACAGCCAGTTTCCCGGCAAGCTGATCTGA
- a CDS encoding PTS sugar transporter subunit IIA, producing the protein MERHPSATARRIQATFPPVNMNRLAKYLPLENVVLGLAVTSKKRVFEQAGLIFENQNGIARSTVTDNLFARERLGSTGLGEGVAIPHGRIKGLKQPLAAFVRLADPIPFESPDGQPVSLLIFLLVPEQATQQHLEILSEIAQLLSDREARERLHTEEDREALHRLLTQWQP; encoded by the coding sequence ATGGAACGCCACCCATCCGCTACGGCGAGGAGAATCCAGGCCACGTTTCCGCCTGTCAACATGAATCGTTTAGCCAAATATCTTCCCCTCGAGAACGTCGTCCTCGGCCTCGCCGTCACCAGCAAGAAACGCGTCTTCGAGCAAGCGGGCCTGATCTTCGAGAACCAGAACGGCATTGCCCGCAGCACGGTCACTGACAATCTGTTTGCGCGCGAGCGCCTCGGATCGACGGGGCTTGGCGAAGGCGTCGCGATTCCGCACGGGCGGATCAAGGGCCTGAAGCAGCCGCTCGCCGCGTTCGTGCGCCTCGCCGACCCCATTCCCTTCGAATCGCCCGACGGTCAGCCGGTTTCGCTGCTGATCTTCCTGCTAGTGCCGGAACAGGCCACCCAGCAGCATCTGGAGATCCTGTCGGAAATCGCGCAACTGCTGTCCGATCGTGAAGCCCGCGAGCGGCTGCATACGGAAGAGGACCGCGAGGCGTTGCATCGCCTGCTCACTCAGTGGCAACCTTGA
- the raiA gene encoding ribosome-associated translation inhibitor RaiA, which yields MNLKISGHHLEVTPALREYVITKLDRVLRHFDQVIDGSVVLSVDNHKEKEKRQKVEINLHLKGKDIFVESADGDLYAAIDLMIDKLDRQVIRHKDRLQGHQHEAIKYQPLAPQIEVPPQ from the coding sequence ATGAATCTGAAGATCAGTGGACACCATCTCGAAGTAACGCCTGCGTTGCGCGAATACGTGATCACCAAACTGGATAGGGTGCTAAGACATTTCGATCAGGTAATCGATGGCAGTGTGGTCCTCTCGGTCGACAACCACAAGGAAAAGGAAAAGCGGCAAAAGGTTGAAATTAACCTGCATCTAAAGGGCAAGGACATTTTCGTCGAGAGCGCGGATGGCGACCTGTACGCCGCAATCGACCTGATGATAGACAAGCTGGACAGACAAGTCATTCGTCACAAGGATCGCCTGCAGGGCCATCAGCATGAAGCGATCAAGTACCAACCGCTGGCACCGCAAATCGAAGTGCCGCCGCAATAA